One genomic region from Bradyrhizobium icense encodes:
- a CDS encoding polysaccharide deacetylase family protein: MNALLSEARAKVGHRLAMHLRVDLFRLHNSTPMVSFTFDDLPKSAVTSGAAMLEAHGARGTFYVSGSLVGADGPDWVAGDADDVVALHRRGHEIGCHTFSHQRACDLDAAAMQQEITRNRAYLHALDPSIRIDSFAYPFGYGSYARKHQLRKEFQTCRSIVQGVNSGGVDLQFLRAMPLIDREMDRDGIERAFDDAQTNNGWLIFYGHDVTDRPSPYGCSPALLEHALAAASRRKIPVLTMAEAMRCARG, from the coding sequence ATGAACGCGCTATTGTCAGAGGCAAGGGCGAAGGTCGGCCACCGGCTGGCGATGCACCTGCGCGTCGATCTGTTCCGGCTGCACAACAGCACGCCAATGGTCAGCTTCACCTTCGACGATCTGCCAAAGAGCGCGGTGACGTCTGGCGCTGCGATGCTCGAAGCGCATGGCGCGCGGGGGACGTTCTATGTCTCGGGCAGCCTGGTCGGCGCCGATGGGCCGGACTGGGTGGCGGGCGATGCCGACGACGTGGTTGCACTTCATCGCAGGGGTCACGAGATCGGCTGCCACACGTTTTCGCATCAGCGCGCCTGCGACCTCGACGCGGCCGCGATGCAGCAGGAAATCACGCGCAACCGCGCTTACCTTCACGCGCTCGATCCTTCGATACGGATCGATAGTTTTGCCTATCCGTTCGGATACGGCTCCTACGCCCGGAAGCATCAGCTCAGGAAGGAATTTCAGACCTGCCGCAGCATCGTCCAGGGGGTCAACAGCGGCGGTGTGGATCTGCAGTTCCTGCGCGCCATGCCGCTGATCGATCGCGAGATGGATCGTGACGGGATCGAACGCGCGTTCGACGACGCGCAAACCAATAATGGATGGTTAATATTCTACGGCCACGACGTCACCGACCGGCCGAGCCCCTATGGCTGCTCGCCTGCCCTGCTCGAGCATGCGCTTGCGGCGGCATCGCGGCGGAAAATTCCGGTCCTCACCATGGCGGAGGCGATGCGATGCGCCCGCGGTTAA
- a CDS encoding class I SAM-dependent methyltransferase → MNEAVTIGHVPAANSTDAVQHPQALLELVHGEARQSLLTVHAILEATLPEGELSIYEAGGGSTSFLPLKVLHRADVTVVDIDEDQIRNNDYAQQAILGDIQIHRFRPNSFDLVICYNVIEHVPNVEAALLRFCEALKPNGLILIGAPNPRSLSGFVTQHSPHWFHVWFYRHVRGDKKAGLPGHAPFPTLFHPLVTLSNLEAFAEQHGLQMIYRKQYESPRYPEMRLRMPLFAALVDAAARVMNFFLPGRTDVRHGDYHVILRKR, encoded by the coding sequence ATGAACGAGGCAGTCACGATCGGCCACGTGCCGGCAGCCAATTCTACCGATGCCGTGCAGCATCCGCAGGCGCTGCTCGAGCTGGTGCACGGCGAGGCGCGCCAGAGCCTGCTCACGGTTCACGCCATCCTCGAAGCGACGCTGCCTGAAGGTGAACTGTCGATCTACGAAGCCGGCGGCGGCTCGACCAGCTTCCTGCCGCTCAAGGTGCTGCACCGCGCCGACGTCACCGTGGTCGACATCGACGAGGACCAGATCCGCAACAACGACTACGCGCAGCAGGCCATCCTCGGAGACATCCAGATCCATCGCTTCCGGCCCAATAGCTTCGACCTGGTGATCTGCTACAACGTGATCGAGCATGTGCCCAACGTCGAAGCCGCACTGCTGCGTTTCTGCGAAGCACTGAAGCCGAACGGCCTGATTCTGATCGGCGCGCCCAATCCGCGCTCGCTGTCCGGCTTCGTCACCCAGCACTCGCCGCACTGGTTCCATGTCTGGTTCTACCGCCATGTCCGAGGCGACAAGAAAGCCGGCCTGCCCGGCCACGCGCCGTTCCCGACGCTGTTCCATCCGCTGGTCACGCTTTCCAATCTGGAGGCGTTCGCCGAGCAGCACGGCCTGCAGATGATCTATCGCAAGCAGTATGAGAGCCCGCGTTATCCGGAGATGCGGTTGCGCATGCCATTGTTTGCTGCGCTGGTCGATGCCGCCGCGCGCGTGATGAACTTCTTCCTGCCCGGCCGCACCGACGTGCGGCACGGCGACTACCACGTGATCCTGCGAAAGCGCTGA
- a CDS encoding oligosaccharide flippase family protein, with translation MLSQTFHYSVASVVSAAIGLLSAVVFTRLLSPDEYGIYVVGLSTAGIVSALLFTWVRVAALRFQSEGGAVDVRKTIFLAYLISALAAPIALLVATLTTSVSLERNIAAIFFALGLGLFELGQELLKARLQSLAFMTASIIRACLAFTLCLAAALLGGGGLCQLAMVAITYFVTTTLFASTILRSPVAGPKISDLRTFAAFGIPITLSGIVFAIHAALDRMLVFHFMGDHAAGQYGASADLVRQIILIPAVSIASATIPLAVRAYAKGSAPEARPHLEFSLEILLAAVLPAVVGVALTSSYIAGVILGREFSETAAQIMPILAFAWLFQSFSQSYIHASFHLAKTPFMMTMQSTAMLIANLLVMPVLLARFGLVGAASSLVIVEAFGAGFGWYLTRKALPLPFNAFQLMRIGAATAIMALALAFLKPLLPIGVVSFIVLATAGCVVYVAAAFALDIAGLRKAAFAYGARRKLWSADGSSKHEGHDTSSITAPPTGLPSMSIRKP, from the coding sequence ATGCTCAGCCAGACTTTCCATTATTCGGTTGCGAGCGTCGTATCGGCAGCTATCGGCTTGCTGAGCGCGGTCGTATTCACGCGCCTGCTCTCTCCGGACGAATATGGAATCTATGTCGTCGGTCTCAGCACCGCCGGCATCGTCTCGGCGCTGCTGTTCACCTGGGTTCGCGTCGCCGCGCTGCGTTTTCAGTCGGAGGGCGGCGCGGTCGACGTCAGGAAGACCATTTTTCTTGCCTATCTCATCTCCGCGCTCGCTGCGCCGATCGCACTACTTGTTGCCACGCTGACGACGTCGGTATCGCTGGAACGAAATATCGCCGCCATCTTCTTCGCGCTGGGACTCGGCCTGTTCGAACTCGGGCAGGAATTGCTCAAGGCACGACTGCAATCGCTCGCGTTCATGACGGCGTCGATCATCCGCGCCTGCCTGGCCTTCACGCTATGTCTGGCCGCTGCTCTTCTGGGCGGCGGCGGACTGTGCCAGCTCGCGATGGTAGCCATTACCTATTTCGTCACGACGACGCTGTTTGCGAGCACGATCCTGCGGTCACCCGTCGCCGGACCGAAGATTTCCGACCTGCGAACGTTTGCAGCCTTCGGCATTCCGATCACGCTGTCCGGCATCGTCTTCGCGATCCATGCCGCGCTCGACCGAATGCTGGTGTTTCATTTCATGGGCGACCATGCGGCGGGCCAGTACGGCGCTTCCGCCGATCTCGTCCGGCAGATCATCCTGATTCCAGCCGTCAGCATTGCGTCGGCAACGATCCCGCTGGCGGTTCGCGCCTACGCCAAGGGCAGCGCGCCCGAGGCGCGGCCGCATTTGGAATTCAGCCTCGAAATCCTCTTGGCCGCCGTCCTGCCCGCGGTTGTCGGCGTTGCATTGACGAGCAGCTATATCGCCGGCGTGATCCTCGGCCGCGAGTTCAGTGAGACCGCGGCGCAGATCATGCCGATCCTGGCGTTCGCCTGGTTGTTCCAATCATTCTCCCAGTCCTACATTCACGCGAGCTTTCATCTCGCCAAGACGCCGTTCATGATGACGATGCAGAGCACCGCGATGCTGATCGCGAACCTGCTGGTCATGCCGGTTCTGCTTGCCAGATTTGGCCTGGTCGGCGCGGCGTCGAGCCTTGTCATCGTCGAGGCATTCGGCGCCGGTTTCGGCTGGTATCTCACGCGGAAGGCACTTCCGCTTCCCTTCAACGCATTCCAGCTCATGCGCATCGGTGCGGCGACAGCGATCATGGCGCTGGCGCTGGCATTCCTGAAACCCCTGCTTCCGATCGGCGTGGTCTCGTTCATCGTACTGGCGACAGCCGGCTGCGTGGTCTACGTCGCCGCAGCGTTCGCACTCGACATCGCCGGTTTGCGCAAGGCTGCATTCGCCTACGGCGCGCGGCGCAAGCTCTGGTCGGCCGACGGCAGTTCGAAACACGAAGGACACGACACCTCATCCATCACCGCCCCGCCCACGGGACTCCCCAGCATGTCGATCAGAAAACCATGA